The window CAGGACGGTGTGGAAAAAAAATGGCTGGCCGCCCAGCGGGGATTTGAAAAGGCGGAGTCTGCGGATGAAAAGGCCGTTGCCGATTCTTACCTGAAATCAAGGGAAGAGTGGAAAACAACATATCAGGTGGCTTTGGAATTAAATGAACGTACAATGCTTTTGATGGACCACCAGGCGGCTGCCTGGCAGAAACGCTATGCCATGGTCAAGGGTAAAAGACCTCTTGAGGAGCTTAAATCGCTGCGGGAGGCAACGAAAACCAGCATGGAGAACATCAGCAGAACTCTTCAGATTCAGCAAAATTATATGGTCAATCTTCAAAACCAGATGGCTGCCATTGAGGCCAAACTTGAGGATAATACAGTTTCCCCGGCCATCAGGCAAAACCTGGCCGTTCAGTTGACTGCGGCCCGCAAGCGTCTGGAACGCCGGCTCTCTTATCAGTCTGTGATCCTGGCCACAGATAATATTGAAAAACGCCTTTTAAATGAAATAGAAAACCGGATGGGACAGTCGACGATTCAGGACCATTTGGCGGGTATTAAAAAAGATCTGTTTGATTTCTGGAATATTGAAATCTGGACTGTGGACGATCAGTCTGTGACGTTGCGCAAGCTGGCTGTTGCGCTGCTCATCCTCATGCTGGGTATGGCCTCTGCAAAATATTCCCTTTCCGTTGTCCGTACCCGCTTTTTGTTCAAATCTCAGTTAAAAGAGACCACAGCATCGGCTGTACACAAACTTTTGTCCTATGCCGCCTATCTTCTGGTGTTTTTGTTTGCCCTGCGCATGGTCAATATCCCCCTGACGGCGTTTGCTTTTCTGGGTGGTGCCGTCGCTATAGGTATGGGGTTTGGCGCCCAGAATTTGATCAACAACTTCATTTCCGGGTTCATGATTCTGGGCGAGCGGCCCATTAACATCGGAGACCTTATAGAGGTAGACAGTGTTCTGGGGATGGTTGAAGAGATCGGCGCCCGGTGCACACGAATCAGAACAGGTGAAAATATACACATTCTGGTGCCCAACAGCACATTTCTTGAGAAGAACATCGTCAACTGGACCCACTCGGATAAAAAAATCCGGACCAATGTTACCGTAGGGGTCTCCTACGGGTCTGCTGTGAAAACTGTACAGGAAAAACTGATCCAGGCTGTCAGTGAAGCCCCGAAGGTATTGAAATATCCACAACCATTTGTGCTGTTCAGCGAGTTCGGCGACAATGCGTTGATCTTTAATGTCTATTTCTGGGTTGAAATCAGACGTGTCATTGAACGGCGCGAAATTGAAAGCACTGTGCGGTTTAAAATAGCCCAGCTTTTTTCAGAAGCTGGGCTCGTGATTGCTTTTCCCCAAAGAGATATCCATCTGGATACGTTGAAACCTTTGCAGATCAATATTGCCCATGGCAATGAAAAATAATAAGCAACCGTTTTACCAAACAAGCTCTAAGAATGGTTAGGGGAGCATGTTCAAGCTCCTCTTCATTTTTACAAGCAGGGAAGGCAAAAAGCCTCTTCTTTGTTACGGATTTCCTGATACAGGAGATCAACCCACGATTTGGCCTTGACTTCGTCCATGTCCATCCGGTTCAGAACGGTCCGCCAGTTACAGTCTTGTGAAATGGGACAGGCGGCGTCGATCCCCAGGATGGAGTCTTCCAAATAGTAGTAGGGAAAAAGTCTGCACACCAGTGGTCGGCGGTCCAGGGGAAGCAGACATCCTTTGTCCGTGGCCAGGGAGCACAGTTTATCATCCCCCCGTTTTAATACACGGACCTGACGGTCTTCCGACATGATCATGGGCAGCCACAACGGGTCGTAATCCGGTGCTATGTCCGTTAACACCGGAGGTTCCTCGGTGTAAAAATCAGATGAGTTCAAATAATCGGAGATACGAGCGACATCTCCGGGTGTCAGGTAAATCTGGTATCCTTTGCAACATGCTTTGCCAAGGCTTGCGCAGACAGCACAAGGCGAGACCATAAAAATACTCCGGAATGGGTTTGGGGGTAAAATTCTGTGAAACAACGACTTGGTTTCTGGGAGGGAGCTATGCAACTTGAATGCCATCTGAATTAATATGCCGAAACTAAGCCGGTTTAATCCTTTGATGGTAATTTCTCAGGCCTGTTTTAAGTCAGTTTCAAGTCTATGGCTGTCTGATTTGTAAAAAATCGGACATTTGTTGTCCGACCGATTTCTTTTGTCCCCCTTGCCTTTGCTCAAAACATGGCCATTTTCAAGTCAGACTCAATTTAACAAGGAGGCAGCTATGACACAAACACAAACCGCCACCTTTGCCGGAGGATGCTTCTGGTGTATGGCATCGGCATTTGACGGAACGTACGGTGTTGAAAAGGTGGTCTCCGGCTACATGGGCGGTCATGTGGACAACCCGGAGTATGAATATGTATGCACGGGAGATACAGGTCACGCCGAAGTGGTTCAGATCACCTTTAATCCGGAACAAGTCTCATATGAGGATCTGCTGGTACTCTATTTCCGGCAGATCGATCCCACCGACCCTGGCGGATCTTTTGTGGACCGGGGCAGTCAGTACCGGTCTGCAGTGTTTTACCACACCCCGGAGCAAAAAGAGCAGGTTCTTGGAATGATCAGTAAAATCAATGACTCAGGACTTTTTAAAAAGCCTGTGGTGACGGAAGTTGTTGGAGCTGAAAAATTTTACCCGGCCGAAGAGTACCACCAGGATTACCACAGGAAAAATCCGATGCAATATAAATATTACAGTATGGGGTCGGGGCGGCGC is drawn from uncultured Desulfobacter sp. and contains these coding sequences:
- a CDS encoding YkgJ family cysteine cluster protein; translated protein: MVSPCAVCASLGKACCKGYQIYLTPGDVARISDYLNSSDFYTEEPPVLTDIAPDYDPLWLPMIMSEDRQVRVLKRGDDKLCSLATDKGCLLPLDRRPLVCRLFPYYYLEDSILGIDAACPISQDCNWRTVLNRMDMDEVKAKSWVDLLYQEIRNKEEAFCLPCL
- a CDS encoding mechanosensitive ion channel domain-containing protein; translation: MAENRAYLPGNYAGTSLGAGIRLCLCLCLCIFFSGICFAVEPVSDPMEQLDSVETVKAKIGQINDQLTTLRAVKSDQVAQEFGVSTEDFDKRLIDLRMLRSAHERLLYSITALDGARKEMLAVKERYENDQTMGRYKNGPYTLTFLDTVQEELSNVERNQLNIDLTVDVIKRELVADNGRLQAFEKEKRRIDETLSGKGPEGQTTLKWRSDTLGIQLREIQVIIRAKENEIKRYDTETKLATLQLAFLKEQVGVINANLAFDPEDLSSQLNIIMEKRAEIQKETERLRSEQDGVEKKWLAAQRGFEKAESADEKAVADSYLKSREEWKTTYQVALELNERTMLLMDHQAAAWQKRYAMVKGKRPLEELKSLREATKTSMENISRTLQIQQNYMVNLQNQMAAIEAKLEDNTVSPAIRQNLAVQLTAARKRLERRLSYQSVILATDNIEKRLLNEIENRMGQSTIQDHLAGIKKDLFDFWNIEIWTVDDQSVTLRKLAVALLILMLGMASAKYSLSVVRTRFLFKSQLKETTASAVHKLLSYAAYLLVFLFALRMVNIPLTAFAFLGGAVAIGMGFGAQNLINNFISGFMILGERPINIGDLIEVDSVLGMVEEIGARCTRIRTGENIHILVPNSTFLEKNIVNWTHSDKKIRTNVTVGVSYGSAVKTVQEKLIQAVSEAPKVLKYPQPFVLFSEFGDNALIFNVYFWVEIRRVIERREIESTVRFKIAQLFSEAGLVIAFPQRDIHLDTLKPLQINIAHGNEK